In Pseudomonas sp. R76, one genomic interval encodes:
- a CDS encoding NADP-dependent glyceraldehyde-3-phosphate dehydrogenase — MTTSNLLDQLFPTSAADIPEQFRLAAPIEQRDYLVDGQLQVWNGPLAQVLSPVQIGDERVHIGSTPLLDADTALTALDAAVRAYDRGQGEWPTMRVAERIQHVEAFLRRMREQRDAVVKLLMWEIGKNLKDSQKEFDRTCDYITDTINALKELDRRSSRFELEQDTLGQIRRVPLGVALCMGPYNYPLNETFTTLIPALIMGNTVVFKPAKLGVLLIRPLLEAFRDSFPAGVINVIYGSGRETVSALMASGKIDIFAFIGTNKAASDLKKLHPKPHRLRAALGLDAKNPGIVLPEVDLDNAVNEAVTGSLSFNGQRCTALKILFVHEDVVDSFIEKFNTKLATLKPGMPWEDGVSLTPLPEVGKVDYLNALVADAAQHGARVVNANGATSRGSFFYPAVLYPVNPQMRVYHEEQFGPVVPIVPYRDLETVIDYVLDSDFGQQLSIFGTNAVEVGRLVDVFANQVGRININAQCQRGPDTFPFNGRKNSAEGTLSVHDALRVFSIRTLVATKFQESNKALVSDILRNRDSSFLTTDYIF; from the coding sequence ATGACCACCAGTAACCTGCTCGACCAGCTGTTTCCCACTAGCGCCGCCGATATTCCCGAGCAATTTCGCCTGGCGGCACCGATTGAACAGCGTGATTACCTGGTCGATGGCCAGTTACAGGTGTGGAACGGCCCGTTGGCCCAAGTGCTGAGCCCGGTGCAAATCGGTGATGAGCGCGTGCATATCGGCAGCACACCGCTGCTGGACGCCGACACGGCCCTCACCGCCCTCGACGCCGCCGTGCGCGCCTATGACCGTGGCCAAGGCGAATGGCCGACGATGCGCGTGGCCGAACGCATCCAGCATGTGGAAGCCTTTTTGCGGCGCATGCGCGAACAGCGCGATGCTGTCGTGAAGCTGCTGATGTGGGAGATCGGCAAGAACCTCAAGGACTCGCAGAAAGAGTTCGACCGCACCTGCGACTACATCACCGACACCATCAATGCGCTCAAGGAACTCGACCGCCGCAGCAGCCGCTTTGAGCTGGAACAGGACACCCTCGGGCAAATCCGCCGCGTACCGCTGGGCGTGGCCCTGTGCATGGGGCCGTATAACTACCCGCTGAACGAGACCTTCACCACGCTGATCCCGGCGCTGATCATGGGCAACACTGTGGTGTTCAAGCCTGCCAAACTCGGTGTGCTGTTGATTCGCCCATTGCTCGAAGCGTTCCGCGACAGCTTCCCGGCCGGGGTTATCAACGTGATCTACGGCAGCGGTCGCGAAACCGTCAGCGCGTTGATGGCCAGCGGCAAGATCGATATTTTCGCGTTTATCGGCACCAACAAGGCCGCCAGTGATTTGAAAAAGCTGCATCCCAAACCACACCGCTTGCGCGCAGCATTAGGGCTGGATGCGAAAAACCCCGGCATCGTGCTGCCCGAGGTGGACCTGGACAATGCGGTCAACGAAGCCGTCACCGGCTCGCTGTCGTTCAATGGCCAGCGCTGCACCGCGTTGAAAATCCTGTTTGTGCATGAAGATGTGGTCGACAGCTTTATCGAGAAATTCAACACCAAACTGGCCACACTGAAACCCGGCATGCCATGGGAAGACGGCGTCTCACTGACGCCGCTGCCGGAAGTCGGCAAGGTCGATTACCTCAACGCGTTGGTGGCCGATGCGGCGCAGCATGGCGCCCGGGTGGTGAATGCGAATGGCGCCACCAGCCGTGGTTCGTTCTTCTACCCGGCGGTGCTGTACCCGGTGAACCCGCAGATGCGCGTGTACCACGAGGAACAGTTCGGCCCGGTGGTGCCGATCGTGCCGTACCGTGACCTGGAGACCGTGATCGACTACGTGCTGGATTCGGATTTCGGCCAGCAACTGAGTATCTTCGGCACCAACGCCGTGGAGGTCGGGCGCCTCGTGGATGTATTTGCCAACCAGGTCGGCCGCATCAATATCAACGCCCAGTGCCAGCGCGGCCCGGACACCTTCCCCTTCAACGGGCGCAAGAACTCGGCCGAAGGCACGCTGTCGGTACATGACGCGTTGCGCGTGTTCTCGATCCGCACGTTGGTGGCGACCAAGTTCCAGGAGAGTAACAAGGCACTGGTCAGCGATATCCTGCGCAATCGCGATTCAAGCTTTTTGACCACTGACTATATTTTCTAA
- a CDS encoding FUSC family protein, protein MNLPFFARRLLRPLLDPYRRYRHAKLIHAVRVSIGLLATILLTTGINLPHGEWASVTMLIVIGGLQHHGNIGKKAVERAYGTLIGASVGLLLVVQQAYFGQPLLTYLLMSVVCGFFSYHAIGKGGYIALLSAITVFIVAGHGDNPISDGLWRTVDILIGIVLALAFSFALPLYAVYSWRYNLASALRDCAAIYSRIINGHSVTDDEHFKLLNRLNAAMLQLRSLMPSVSKEVRISMTELDAIQRHLRMCISTLEILGNTRPDPRDEQAMARMQVMLKAEHRQIRVQLVGMARALKSGFTERLERPAANAMDEAVLDAPVQSALDGYRLLTLQLAGNVDGMRQRLAKTARHWKI, encoded by the coding sequence ATGAACCTGCCCTTCTTCGCCCGGCGCCTGCTGCGCCCATTGCTCGACCCGTACCGCCGCTATCGCCACGCCAAGCTGATCCACGCGGTACGCGTGTCCATCGGCCTGCTGGCGACGATCCTGCTGACCACCGGCATCAACCTGCCCCACGGTGAGTGGGCCTCGGTGACCATGCTGATCGTGATCGGCGGCTTGCAACACCACGGCAATATCGGCAAAAAAGCCGTGGAGCGCGCCTACGGCACGTTGATCGGCGCCAGCGTCGGTTTGCTGCTGGTGGTGCAGCAAGCGTATTTCGGCCAGCCGTTGTTGACTTATCTATTGATGTCAGTGGTATGCGGGTTCTTCTCTTATCACGCCATCGGCAAGGGCGGTTACATCGCGCTGCTGTCGGCGATCACGGTGTTTATCGTCGCCGGTCACGGCGACAACCCGATCTCGGATGGCTTGTGGCGCACCGTCGATATCCTCATCGGCATCGTCCTGGCCCTGGCGTTCTCTTTTGCCCTGCCGCTGTATGCGGTGTATTCGTGGCGCTACAACCTGGCCAGCGCGCTGCGCGACTGCGCCGCGATTTACAGCCGGATCATCAACGGCCATTCGGTCACCGACGACGAACACTTCAAACTGCTCAACCGCTTGAACGCGGCAATGCTGCAACTGCGTTCGTTGATGCCATCGGTGTCCAAGGAAGTGCGCATTTCCATGACCGAGCTGGATGCGATCCAACGGCACTTGCGCATGTGCATCAGCACCCTGGAGATTCTCGGCAATACGCGCCCCGACCCTCGGGACGAGCAGGCCATGGCGCGGATGCAGGTGATGTTGAAGGCCGAGCATCGACAGATTCGCGTGCAACTGGTGGGGATGGCACGGGCGTTGAAATCAGGGTTTACCGAGCGGTTGGAACGGCCTGCTGCAAATGCGATGGATGAAGCCGTGCTGGACGCGCCGGTGCAGAGTGCGCTGGATGGGTATCGGTTGTTGACGTTGCAGCTGGCGGGGAATGTGGATGGGATGCGTCAGCGGCTGGCGAAGACGGCGAGGCATTGGAAGATTTAA
- a CDS encoding tetratricopeptide repeat protein: MARDNDDAVQLLKGIGELYRRNGQSQRALVMLLIAVSVAPADAVLLRSLVLAFTDSGDATRALGALDRLVALEGESASLLLLRARALWYGERKDEARQCFKRYLAARRASA; this comes from the coding sequence ATGGCCCGCGATAACGACGACGCCGTGCAACTGCTCAAGGGCATTGGCGAGCTGTACCGGCGCAATGGCCAGTCCCAGCGTGCGCTGGTGATGTTGCTGATTGCCGTCAGTGTCGCGCCCGCAGACGCCGTGTTGCTGCGCTCGCTGGTGCTGGCCTTTACCGACAGCGGCGACGCCACCCGCGCCCTCGGTGCCCTCGACCGCTTGGTGGCGCTGGAGGGTGAGTCCGCCAGCCTGTTGCTGCTGCGCGCCCGCGCGCTCTGGTACGGCGAGCGCAAGGACGAAGCGCGCCAATGCTTCAAACGCTACCTGGCCGCACGCAGGGCCAGCGCATGA
- a CDS encoding winged helix-turn-helix domain-containing protein, producing the protein MTYLTDDTASSIHFGPFQLLPQRHLLLKHGQPVALGSRALTLLIALASRPGELLEKNRLLAIAWPKTVVEECNLRTQIKTLRRALGDDESFYIATAPGQGYRFVAPTWVERAPVPVVKEPVILGVYGCRHCRGAGMMPMFAQMGMQNS; encoded by the coding sequence ATGACGTATCTCACCGATGACACGGCTTCAAGCATCCACTTCGGCCCCTTCCAACTGCTGCCCCAACGTCACTTGCTGCTCAAGCACGGGCAACCCGTGGCCCTCGGCAGCCGCGCCCTGACCTTGCTGATCGCCCTCGCCTCGCGGCCGGGTGAACTGCTGGAAAAAAACCGCTTGCTCGCCATCGCCTGGCCAAAAACCGTGGTGGAAGAATGCAACCTGCGCACGCAAATCAAGACCCTGCGCCGGGCCCTGGGCGACGATGAGTCGTTCTACATCGCCACGGCGCCGGGCCAGGGCTACCGGTTTGTCGCGCCGACGTGGGTCGAGCGCGCGCCCGTGCCGGTGGTCAAAGAGCCGGTAATACTCGGCGTGTACGGCTGCCGCCATTGCCGAGGCGCCGGGATGATGCCGATGTTTGCGCAGATGGGCATGCAGAACAGCTGA
- a CDS encoding TetR/AcrR family transcriptional regulator — MVAKKLSAPNVTKTRLLDATEALFIKYGYDAVLLRQITERAQVNLAAVNYHFGDKDSLMKTLLMQRLEPLNEQRLELLARCEAEADGPLDCDTLLGVLFAPAMGLERSDPASGEGRSFIRFLGRVYSDTSPFIQEYLKVHYQPVFQRFFEAFALALPDLPRNELGVRLQFALKAISGVMAGTELRLLMNSMSLGRPATDAEVMAKLITLVSAAIRVPQQSPEAETALAKVLDTQRAIREQAAAPAIKAAR; from the coding sequence ATGGTCGCGAAGAAACTCAGCGCTCCAAACGTTACCAAGACTCGATTGCTGGATGCGACAGAGGCTCTCTTCATCAAGTACGGCTACGACGCCGTTCTGCTCCGGCAGATTACCGAGCGTGCCCAGGTGAACCTGGCCGCCGTGAACTACCACTTCGGGGACAAGGACTCCCTGATGAAAACCCTGCTGATGCAGCGCCTGGAGCCGCTCAACGAGCAACGCCTGGAATTGCTCGCGCGCTGTGAAGCCGAAGCCGACGGGCCGCTGGACTGCGACACTTTGCTTGGCGTGCTGTTTGCCCCGGCCATGGGCCTGGAGCGCAGTGACCCGGCCAGCGGCGAAGGGCGCTCATTCATTCGTTTCCTCGGCCGGGTCTACAGCGACACCTCGCCGTTTATCCAGGAATACCTCAAGGTGCATTACCAGCCGGTGTTCCAGCGTTTTTTCGAAGCCTTCGCCCTGGCCTTGCCGGACTTGCCACGCAATGAGTTGGGCGTACGCCTGCAATTTGCGCTCAAGGCGATTTCCGGGGTAATGGCCGGCACTGAACTGCGCCTGCTGATGAACTCCATGAGCCTGGGCCGCCCGGCCACGGACGCCGAGGTGATGGCCAAGCTGATCACGTTGGTATCGGCCGCGATTCGCGTGCCGCAGCAAAGCCCGGAAGCAGAAACAGCGTTGGCCAAGGTGCTGGATACCCAGCGCGCCATTCGAGAGCAAGCGGCGGCGCCTGCCATCAAGGCCGCGCGTTAA
- a CDS encoding Dyp-type peroxidase has protein sequence MSQYQPGILAAPVPLQARHLFFAVESLAAVPVALDALVQLVDSAAVVGFGEPLVSALGAQVEGLRAFPAVSGPGAHNPSTQQALWVWLHGVDRGELLLRSRAFEKALAPAFRLVQMTEGFRYKTGFDLTDYEDGTENPHDDAAVDAAMTDSGASFAAIQRWQHDLDGFAALPAQERDHIIGRRHGDNEELDDAPESAHTKRTAQESFTPEAFVVRRSMPWAENGQAGLMFLAFGHSFDAFEAQLRRMSGLEDGIVDGLYRISTPLTGGYYWCPPLKDGHLDLGAITVSPPL, from the coding sequence ATGAGTCAGTACCAGCCGGGCATTCTTGCCGCACCGGTGCCGTTGCAGGCACGCCATCTGTTTTTTGCCGTCGAGTCCCTGGCAGCCGTGCCCGTCGCGTTGGACGCGCTGGTGCAACTGGTGGATTCGGCTGCGGTGGTCGGTTTCGGTGAGCCGCTGGTAAGCGCACTCGGCGCCCAGGTTGAAGGGCTGCGTGCATTTCCCGCTGTGAGTGGGCCGGGTGCGCATAACCCGTCCACCCAGCAGGCGCTGTGGGTATGGCTGCATGGTGTGGATCGGGGTGAGCTGCTGTTACGCAGCCGTGCGTTTGAAAAAGCCCTGGCCCCGGCGTTTCGCCTGGTGCAGATGACCGAAGGCTTTCGCTACAAGACCGGCTTCGACCTGACCGACTACGAAGACGGCACCGAAAACCCCCACGACGATGCCGCCGTCGACGCCGCGATGACCGACAGCGGTGCCAGCTTTGCCGCGATCCAGCGATGGCAGCACGACCTCGACGGTTTTGCCGCGCTGCCTGCACAAGAGCGTGACCACATCATCGGCCGTCGCCATGGCGACAACGAAGAGTTGGACGACGCGCCGGAATCCGCCCACACCAAGCGTACCGCCCAGGAAAGTTTCACACCGGAAGCCTTTGTGGTGCGCCGCTCCATGCCGTGGGCCGAGAACGGCCAGGCGGGGTTGATGTTCCTGGCGTTCGGGCATTCCTTTGATGCGTTTGAAGCGCAGTTGCGGCGCATGAGCGGGTTGGAGGATGGGATTGTCGATGGGTTGTATCGCATCAGTACGCCGTTGACGGGCGGGTATTACTGGTGCCCGCCGTTGAAAGATGGGCATTTGGATTTGGGTGCGATCACTGTTTCGCCGCCTCTGTAA
- a CDS encoding type III effector HrpK domain-containing protein, which produces MPAIPSSRDPAQTPGTDGAQKKFETALFTAVNQPTFDPSKLRGPSIPLPYQNVQAPVNNTITYTPLGNDKPVTLKQVDNPRLYQTLVDQYNRQQNDASFEKNLADSKAAGYTEADAGTVAPGLGNYTAIGSPTELGSGLIRYETASGDKVVVSQKETPQLFDQVSGDFTKLSAINASGAEGYRLAGPNESIDPAASIGAPEEVGPGLIRYQTASGDKVIVSQDITPALYDQVAKLYAGTTGAAGASDTSWIDNSSFGVSGAKDWDTITGNTSGTPTKEELDLNRPRAAAQLLSQNWDAWGLHGAPIDFANPPTTLPPEAQAVLKYVASSPNLMAALDSGGRGKADNVITHSDVDHFIDNANKDLGAASKSFASFMGSKPGDLATANAKSAAIVMANESLVASSGTVMRPGDNQRSNDGMIRPDNLEALGSDSALSNELTGAAAMWSKPGMFHALETGGDNPATGKSDTIGTRDNIGAWLEKQAPKTDSDTLTFLDGAATRDAVAGVDTSKLTADILANPQNYSGEQKAAVMVQLTDAQTRLLVSDYVGNDGLMDKYTSPNWGLNPNEDKIKAQLQSGIETLSADPDVQNFLQNNRGPALSDIVGSDPTMKVAMQNYVTDGIESGKNLNDNLNAKDQNGKQIDMGMGLQNAANDATIANLALGGNGHVDLSKIAANAGQSDAIQSYYKNQLVTGKAFTDAVAGGMDPTVAASSFAASTASAQAFLGDKATADDAATLQVNFNENLSDALLGGATTDTLNVTLGDGNGNFDEAKVTAAINDAQQKDPQMFVTSDGGKIDPAQVVSMLRSVWDIGRQGNKIADALPKAIEGMKFGDVSPAFKQGLLHIGSAVLMSGVLMARSANGSNTPVADANRVSAGLQFAGLLLEGGTKYAKEAGYGVTWVNRPDGGTIGDFPGKVPVGKGPLSAQQIADIGAAGKIIGSAGGIIGGVIGIIGGVDSLKKGDYLTGSFSVATGVLGTGAAVAGLVEAGAGLYGATEIGAVAGTISGILGGATAILGGIGSAFLPFALADAHGKAQDAFYGQLAPVLQQYGLTGGPTMDGDYPADPIPAINT; this is translated from the coding sequence ATGCCAGCGATCCCAAGTAGTCGTGACCCGGCGCAAACCCCAGGCACAGACGGCGCGCAGAAAAAATTCGAAACCGCGCTGTTCACGGCTGTCAACCAGCCGACGTTTGACCCGTCCAAGCTCCGTGGCCCTTCGATCCCCCTGCCCTATCAGAATGTGCAAGCACCGGTGAACAACACCATCACCTATACGCCGCTGGGCAACGACAAACCGGTGACGCTCAAGCAGGTCGACAACCCGCGCCTCTACCAAACACTGGTCGACCAGTACAACAGGCAACAGAACGATGCCAGCTTCGAAAAAAACCTCGCCGACAGCAAAGCCGCCGGCTACACCGAGGCCGACGCCGGCACCGTGGCGCCTGGCCTGGGCAACTACACAGCCATCGGCAGCCCGACCGAACTCGGCTCGGGGTTGATTCGCTACGAGACCGCCTCCGGTGACAAGGTGGTGGTCAGCCAGAAGGAAACGCCGCAGCTGTTCGATCAAGTCAGTGGCGATTTCACTAAGTTGTCGGCGATCAATGCGAGCGGCGCCGAAGGCTATCGCCTGGCCGGCCCCAACGAGAGCATCGACCCGGCCGCCAGCATCGGCGCGCCCGAGGAAGTCGGGCCTGGGCTGATCCGCTATCAAACCGCATCCGGTGACAAGGTGATCGTGTCCCAGGACATCACCCCGGCGCTGTACGACCAAGTTGCCAAACTGTATGCCGGGACCACCGGCGCAGCCGGCGCCTCGGACACGTCGTGGATCGACAACTCGTCGTTTGGCGTCTCCGGTGCCAAGGACTGGGACACCATCACCGGCAACACCAGCGGCACGCCCACCAAGGAAGAACTCGACCTGAACCGCCCGCGCGCCGCCGCGCAGCTGCTCTCGCAGAACTGGGACGCGTGGGGCTTGCACGGCGCACCGATCGACTTCGCCAACCCGCCCACCACCTTGCCACCCGAGGCGCAGGCGGTGCTCAAATACGTGGCCAGCAGCCCGAACCTGATGGCGGCGCTGGACAGTGGCGGGCGCGGTAAAGCCGACAATGTGATCACCCACTCCGACGTCGACCACTTTATCGATAACGCCAACAAGGACCTTGGCGCAGCGTCGAAATCCTTCGCCAGTTTCATGGGCAGCAAGCCCGGCGACCTGGCAACCGCCAACGCCAAGTCCGCCGCTATCGTGATGGCCAACGAAAGCCTGGTCGCAAGCTCCGGCACGGTGATGCGCCCCGGTGATAACCAGCGCAGTAACGACGGCATGATTCGCCCCGACAACCTTGAGGCGCTGGGCAGTGATTCGGCCTTGAGCAATGAGCTGACAGGTGCTGCGGCCATGTGGTCGAAACCCGGCATGTTCCACGCCTTGGAAACCGGTGGCGACAACCCCGCCACCGGCAAATCCGACACCATCGGCACCCGCGACAACATCGGCGCGTGGCTGGAAAAACAGGCGCCGAAAACCGACAGCGACACCCTGACCTTCCTAGACGGCGCCGCCACCCGCGATGCGGTCGCGGGCGTGGACACCTCGAAGCTGACCGCCGACATCCTGGCCAACCCACAGAACTACAGCGGCGAACAAAAAGCTGCGGTGATGGTGCAACTGACCGACGCGCAAACGCGCCTGCTGGTCAGCGATTACGTGGGCAACGACGGTTTGATGGACAAGTACACCTCGCCGAACTGGGGCCTGAACCCCAACGAAGACAAGATCAAGGCGCAGCTGCAAAGCGGCATCGAGACCCTGTCGGCCGACCCGGACGTGCAGAACTTTTTGCAGAACAATCGCGGCCCGGCGTTGAGCGATATCGTCGGCAGCGACCCGACCATGAAAGTCGCGATGCAGAACTACGTGACCGACGGCATCGAGTCGGGCAAGAACCTCAACGACAACCTCAACGCCAAGGACCAGAACGGCAAGCAGATCGACATGGGCATGGGCCTGCAGAACGCCGCCAACGACGCGACCATCGCCAACCTGGCGTTGGGCGGCAATGGCCATGTCGACCTGAGCAAAATCGCCGCCAATGCCGGGCAAAGTGACGCGATCCAGAGCTACTACAAGAACCAACTGGTCACCGGCAAAGCCTTCACCGACGCCGTGGCCGGTGGCATGGACCCGACGGTGGCGGCCAGCAGTTTCGCCGCCAGCACCGCGTCGGCCCAGGCTTTCCTGGGTGACAAGGCCACGGCGGATGACGCGGCGACCTTGCAGGTCAACTTCAACGAAAACCTCAGCGATGCCCTGCTCGGCGGCGCCACTACCGACACCCTCAACGTCACGTTGGGCGATGGCAACGGCAACTTTGACGAGGCCAAAGTCACCGCCGCGATCAACGACGCACAGCAGAAAGACCCGCAGATGTTCGTCACCTCCGATGGCGGCAAGATCGACCCGGCCCAAGTGGTGTCGATGCTGCGTTCGGTGTGGGACATCGGCCGCCAGGGCAACAAGATCGCCGACGCCCTGCCCAAGGCGATCGAAGGCATGAAGTTCGGCGATGTCAGCCCGGCGTTCAAGCAAGGCCTGCTGCACATCGGCAGCGCGGTATTGATGAGCGGCGTGCTGATGGCGCGTTCGGCCAATGGCAGCAACACGCCGGTGGCGGATGCCAACCGTGTGTCGGCAGGCCTGCAATTCGCCGGCCTGTTGCTGGAAGGCGGCACCAAGTACGCCAAGGAAGCCGGCTACGGCGTGACCTGGGTCAACCGCCCGGACGGCGGCACCATCGGTGATTTCCCCGGCAAGGTGCCGGTGGGCAAAGGCCCGCTGTCAGCCCAGCAGATCGCCGATATCGGCGCCGCCGGCAAGATCATCGGTTCGGCCGGTGGGATTATCGGCGGCGTGATCGGGATTATCGGCGGTGTCGATTCGCTGAAAAAAGGTGACTACCTCACCGGCAGTTTTTCGGTGGCCACAGGCGTGCTCGGCACGGGCGCGGCCGTCGCCGGCCTGGTTGAGGCCGGGGCCGGGTTGTATGGCGCGACTGAAATCGGCGCCGTGGCCGGCACCATCAGCGGCATTCTCGGCGGGGCTACGGCGATTCTCGGCGGTATCGGCAGCGCCTTCCTGCCGTTCGCCCTGGCGGATGCTCACGGCAAGGCGCAAGACGCGTTCTACGGCCAGCTCGCGCCAGTGCTGCAGCAATACGGTTTGACCGGTGGCCCGACCATGGATGGCGATTACCCGGCCGACCCGATCCCGGCCATCAACACCTGA
- a CDS encoding SctD/MshK family protein: protein MTALISLGPVAGIGAPTLTVTGGLHQGSSLVLDQPVYTLGADLAADLVLSDPGIAGLHLRLRFEGDQVAVEALGGDVLLSGNVRIPHGSGHRARLPVQLRLGAAGVSLALPEGAQKPSDARRPFTPWIVAIVLLFLCAGALAVRNDAPMAQTAVTAADVPALKKPSRELAKAWLEQQLQAAHLEAIKVTNANGQLSAVGSFEHSQKPQWLALQQAFDQRYGQQIVLNPRVAVRADAARPRVRFQAVWFGTHPYVINDSGKRLYPGAALADNWVLERIENNQVILARGEERFTFTL, encoded by the coding sequence ATGACAGCCTTGATTTCCTTAGGCCCGGTCGCCGGTATTGGCGCACCGACCTTGACTGTGACTGGCGGTTTGCACCAGGGCAGTTCCCTGGTGCTCGACCAGCCGGTCTATACCCTCGGCGCAGACCTTGCGGCCGACCTGGTACTCAGCGATCCCGGCATCGCCGGCTTGCACCTGCGCCTGCGTTTTGAGGGCGACCAGGTGGCGGTCGAGGCCTTGGGCGGCGATGTGCTGCTCAGTGGCAATGTGCGTATTCCCCACGGCAGCGGCCATCGCGCGCGCCTGCCGGTGCAATTGCGCCTCGGCGCGGCGGGCGTGAGCCTGGCTTTACCGGAAGGGGCGCAAAAACCTTCGGACGCCAGGCGCCCATTTACCCCCTGGATTGTCGCGATCGTCCTATTGTTTTTGTGTGCGGGGGCCTTGGCGGTGCGTAACGACGCGCCAATGGCTCAAACTGCCGTGACAGCAGCAGATGTTCCGGCGCTGAAAAAACCGTCCCGTGAACTCGCCAAAGCCTGGCTGGAGCAGCAACTCCAGGCCGCCCATCTGGAGGCGATAAAGGTCACTAACGCCAACGGCCAGCTCAGCGCTGTGGGCAGCTTCGAACACTCGCAAAAACCCCAGTGGCTGGCCCTGCAACAAGCCTTCGACCAGCGTTACGGCCAACAGATCGTCCTCAACCCCCGCGTCGCCGTGCGCGCCGACGCCGCGCGACCGCGCGTGCGCTTCCAGGCCGTGTGGTTCGGCACCCACCCCTATGTGATCAACGACAGCGGCAAACGCCTGTACCCCGGCGCAGCCCTGGCGGACAACTGGGTGCTGGAACGCATCGAGAACAACCAAGTGATCCTCGCCCGCGGCGAAGAACGCTTCACCTTCACCCTATGA
- a CDS encoding ABC transporter ATP-binding protein: protein MMTETPAHPGLISLQGIGKHYQLAGQHLSILNDVCLAIARGDSCGILGASGSGKSTLLNILGLLDLPNYGQYHFAGHDIFSASPDELAAIRNQQIGFVFQSFNLLPRLSAVDNVALPLSYRGVSRHESVEQALRMLEQVGLAERAHHRPADLSGGQRQRVAIARALVGKPSVILADEPTGNLDSTTAQEIMDLLLALNREQQVTLIIVTHDPHIAERLERKILVRNGVVHEAGRL from the coding sequence ATGATGACAGAGACCCCCGCGCACCCAGGCTTGATCTCCCTGCAAGGCATCGGCAAGCACTATCAGCTCGCCGGGCAACACCTGTCCATTCTTAACGATGTATGCCTGGCCATCGCCCGCGGTGACAGCTGCGGCATTCTCGGCGCCTCCGGTTCCGGCAAAAGCACCCTGCTCAATATTCTCGGCCTGTTGGACTTGCCCAATTACGGCCAGTACCACTTTGCCGGCCACGATATTTTCAGCGCCAGCCCGGATGAGCTGGCGGCGATCCGCAACCAGCAGATCGGCTTCGTGTTCCAGAGTTTCAACCTGCTGCCGCGCCTCAGTGCCGTGGACAACGTCGCCCTGCCCCTGAGTTATCGCGGCGTGTCACGCCATGAATCCGTGGAGCAGGCGTTGCGCATGCTCGAACAAGTCGGCCTGGCCGAGCGTGCCCACCATCGCCCCGCCGACCTTTCCGGCGGCCAGCGCCAACGCGTGGCCATTGCCCGCGCGCTGGTCGGCAAACCTTCGGTGATTCTCGCCGACGAACCCACCGGCAACCTCGACAGCACCACTGCCCAAGAGATCATGGACTTGCTCCTGGCCCTCAACCGCGAGCAGCAAGTGACGCTGATCATCGTCACCCATGACCCCCATATCGCCGAGCGCCTGGAGCGCAAAATCCTGGTGCGCAATGGCGTGGTGCATGAGGCCGGACGCCTATGA